The Anas acuta chromosome 2, bAnaAcu1.1, whole genome shotgun sequence genome contains a region encoding:
- the NKTR gene encoding NK-tumor recognition protein isoform X6: MANRGKHTNGSQFFITTKPAPHLDGVHVVFGLVISGFEVIEQIENLKTDTASRPYADVRVIDCGVLVTKSAKDALEKKKKVCSESEESESSSSASSSSESSSESEAENERSRRRKRKRRAKAKQSRKRRKEERKKEDSRCKRTSNQRCSLSDKSDVTEKATDVSTKRDKPVVRPEEIPPVPENRFLLRRDVPVVNAEPEPKLLDAAPVLTNQKPSVSKSGRKIKGRGTIRYHTPPRSRSCSESDDDESSETPPHWKEEMQRLRTYRPPSGEKWSKGDKLSDPCTSRWDERSASRRSRSWSHNGYSDLSTVRYSSHHKKHRKEKKKVKHKKKSKKQKHFKKHKQTKKKKTSASSDVESSHSFVRRKKSSCDRERKSRSSSSSSRHSSRRDWSKSDKEDQSSSTLSSRDTRSYYRSRSRSRSKSRSYSRSSRSRSASKSSRSRSRSRSSPSPRHQKTVSNSPRNTSTRLNENKPNKTADPVRAVILPTDKVVIPPVVPESLPVIPLSDSPPPSRWKPGQKPWKPSYERIQEMKAKTTHLIPTQTNYNVVVIKEANTSSSLRKRQRSSDSDRSAYSKYRSDRSSDSWPRSRSRSSRSRSYSRSYTRSRSLSSSRTKSHSSGRSPSPSKYRSDRSGYSESTSYYSLSDDDRHRSKRKSASGDQNARSLKLRQETSSESTLPYKGTKDYDESSQGLKESDSLSSSDFSTDSEHSGKVKGAQEKEGHFQLEGDTQQQDKSNSSSVRGEEKSKCERDADRPKNKAIKEKSSEQPRGGAKSKRKSYSGSKWDSESNSERGEARHSRADSRPSSGKEEGEATSGSDTELSVTKRIKKSNSSEGFLDSDCTWKTSKQLSSSESESSHSSSTNTRGKSKKAKHESKKTLKKSHSKKAKEKSKGKKEKKHKVQKRKETFHWQPPLEFGEEEEDDINEKPLIKDDKKEKQLTRDIKDKKQQAVEKDEVVKDKMGNGEKPCTDENLPGKSTIDASPDHSNLNKDSVDPNTSASILNSGIKVTACKNETKHAEEGNQNGLEDVVQTDDNMEICTPDRNSPGKVVVDTSPVILTAKPQALSASTNKDLQPPEPDAVKLGNSVIDFVNIKEEKETGKQENNSVPVSSTKDCSLKSEITENTQSNPVDNKWKPLQGVGNLQPATISTATEVKNVASAPEPKPAGLRIEIKAKNKVRPGSLFDEVRKTARLNRRPRNQESSSEEESPSRDDNSPSRSLSRSRSKSESKSRHRTRSLSYSHSRSRSRSSTYSYRSRSYTRSRSRGWYSRDRSRSRSSSYHSYKSRSRTYSRSRSRSSSYGHHSRSSRSYTYDSYYSRSRSRSKRSDSYRRSRSYDRRSRSYGSDSESDRSYSNNRSPSESSGYS; the protein is encoded by the exons aacaacaaagcCTGCTCCTCATCTCGATGG CGTACATGTTGTCTTTGGACTGgttatttctggttttgaagtAATAGAACAAATAGAAAATCTGAAAACCGATACTGCCAGTAGACCCTATGCAGATGTACGAGTTATTGACTGTGGGGTGCTCGTTACAAAGTCAGCAAAGGATG CtttggagaagaagaagaaagtatGTTCTGAATCAGAAGAGTCAGAATCCTCCTCCAGTGCATcaagctcttcagaaagttCATCTGAAAGCGAAGCTGAGAATgaaagaagcaggagaagaaagcGTAAAAGAAGAGCTAAAGCAAAACAGTCAAGAAAAcggagaaaggaggagaggaaaaaagaggattCAAGATGCAAGCGAACCTCAAACCAAAGATG CAGCCTTTCTGACAAGAGCGATGTGACCGAAAAAGCAACCGATGTTAGCACAAAGAGGGATAAGCCTGTCGTGCGTCCTGAAGAAATTCCCCCAGTGcctgaaaatagatttttgctAAGAAGAGATGTGCCTGTTGTCAATGCAGAACCTGAGCC GAAGCTTCTTGATGCTGCACCAGTTCTAACCAACCAGAAACCATCAGTCTCTAAATCTGGACgaaaaattaaaggaagagGCACAATA CGATACCACACCCCACCTCGATCACGGTCGTGCTCTGAATCCGATGATGATGAGAGTAGTGAGACTCCTCCACACTGGAAAGAGGAAATGCAGAGATTACGAACGTATAGACCACCTAGTGGAGAAAAGTGGAGTAAAGGCGATAA gttgAGTGACCCGTGTACAAGCAGATGGGATGAAAGAAGTGCATCACGGAGATCAAGATCTTGGTCACATAACGGCTATTCTGATCTGAGTACTGTGAGATACTCCAGCCAccacaaaaagcacagaaaagagaaaaagaaagtgaaacataaaaagaagtctaaaaagcagaagcatttcAAGAAGCACAAGCAaactaaaaagaagaaaacatcagctTCATCAGATGTGGAATCCTCTCATTCCTTTGTCAGGAGGAAGAAATCATCTTGTGATCGTGAGAGGAAATCTCGTTCTTCTTCATCATCTTCTAGACATTCATCCAGAAGAGACTGGTCTAAATCTGATAAGGAGGACCAGAGTTCATCAACTTTATCAAGCAGAGACACTCGGTCATACTACAGGTCCAGGTCCAGATCTAGGTCTAAATCAAGGTCTTATTCTCGAAGTTCCAGATCAAGATCAGCCTCTAAATCATCACGTTCCCGAAGTAGATCAAGATCAAGTCCTAGCCCCAGGCATCAAAAGACTGTTTCCAATTCTCCACGAAATACTTCAACGCgattaaatgaaaacaagccGAACAAGACTGCTGACCCTGTAAGAGCAGTTATACTCCCGACTGATAAAGTCGTCATACCACCGGTTGTCCCAGAAAGCCTCCCTGTCATACCCTTAAGTGATAGCCCACCACCTTCACGGTGGAAACCTGGGCAGAAGCCATGGAAGCCATCCTACGAGCGAATTCAGGAAATGAAAGCTAAGACAACCCATTTAATACCCACCCAAACTAATTATAATGTAGTTGTTATTAAAGAGGCTAACACTTCTTCCTCGCTCCGTAAGCGACAAAGGAGTTCAGATAGTGACCGAAGTGCTTATTCCAAATATCGTAGCGACAGAAGCTCAGATAGTTGGCCACGATCAAGAAGCAGGTCCTCCCGAAGCAGGTCATACTCAAGATCTTACACAAGATCTAGAAGTCTGTCTAGCTCAAGAACAAAATCTCATTCTTCAGGCAGATCACCATCACCGAGTAAATACCGCAGTGACAGGTCGGGTTATAGTGAGTCAACATCTTATTACTCCCTTAGTGATGACGACAGgcacagaagcaaaagaaaatctgcatcGGGTGATCAGAACGCTCGGTCTCTTAAACTAAGGCAGGAAACGAGCTCTGAAAGTACTCTTCCTTATAAAGGTACGAAAGACTACGATGAGTCTTCTCAAGGACTGAAAGAGAGCGACAGTTTATCGTCTTCTGACTTCTCTACGGACAGTGAGCATTCTGGCAAAGTAAAAGGAGCCCAAGAAAAAGAAGGCCATTTTCAGTTGGAAGGAGATACTCAGCAACAGGATAAAAGCAACTCAAGTTCAGTGAGAGGGGAGGAGAAATCCAAGTGTGAACGGGATGCTGATCGTCCTAAAAACAAGGCCATTAAAGAGAAATCGTCTGAGCAGCCTAGAGGTGGTGCAAAAAGTAAACGAAAATCATATTCAGGTAGCAAATGGGACTCTGAATCAAACTCAGAAAGGGGAGAGGCTAGGCATAGTAGGGCAGATTCCAGACCCTCCTCTGGTAAAGAGGAAGGAGAGGCCACATCAGGATCTGATACAGAACTTAGCGTTACCAAAAGGATAAAAAAGTCAAATTCCTCAGAAGGTTTTCTGGATTCTGATTGTACGTGGAAGACGAGCAAACAGCTGTCATCTTCTGAATCTGAGAGTTCTCATTCTAGCTCAACCAATACTAGAGGAAAGtcaaaaaaagccaaacatgaatcaaaaaaaactcttaaaaagtCACATtccaaaaaagcaaaagaaaaatccaaaggaaaaaaggagaagaaacacaaagttcagaaaagaaaagaaacatttcattgGCAGCCTCCACTGGAGTTtggtgaagaggaggaggatgataTAAATGAAAAGCCACTTATCAAagatgataaaaaagaaaagcagcttacCAGGGACATAAAGGATAAAAAACAGCAAGCTGTTGAAAAGGATGAAGTAGTCAAAGACAAAATGGGAAATGGTGAAAAGCCCTGTACAGATGAAAACCTTCCAGGTAAAAGCACTATTGATGCCTCACCAGATCACAGTAACCTTAATAAAGATAGCGTTGATCCAAACACTTCAGCCAGTATTTTAAACTCAGGAATAAAAGTGACTGCTTGCAAGAATGAGACTAAGCATGCTGAAGAAGGTAACCAGAATGGGCTGGAAGATGTTGTTCAGACAGATGACAACATGGAGATCTGCACTCCAGACCGTAACTCACCAGGGAAGGTGGTTGTGGACACGTCTCCTGTCATTCTCACTGCCAAACCTCAGGCTTTAAGTGCTAGTACAAACAAAGATTTACAGCCTCCTGAACCAGATGCTGTCAAATTAGGAAACAGTGTTATAGACTTTGTtaatattaaagaagaaaaagaaacagggaaGCAAGAAAATAACTCTGTCCCCGTGTCTAGCACAAAAGATTGTAGTTTAAAAAgtgaaatcactgaaaatacaCAAAGCAATCCAGTCGATAATAAATGGAAGCCTTTGCAAGGTGTTGGTAACTTGCAACCAGCTACAATTAGTACTGCCACAGAAGTAAAGAACGTAGCTTCAGCACCAGAGCCTAAACCAGCAGGTTTAAGGattgaaataaaagctaaaaataaggTAAGGCCTGGATCTCTGTTTGATGAAGTTAGGAAAACAGCACGGCTAAATCGAAGGCCAAGGAACCAAGAAAGTTCCAGTGAGGAAGAGTCCCCAAGTAGAGATGACAACAGCCCATCCAGGAGTCTCAGTAGGTCACGAAGTAAATCCGAATCTAAATCCAGACACCGAACAAGATCACTATCTTACAGCCACTCCAGAAGCCGATCCCGAAGTTCTACATATTCGTATAG GTCAAGAAGCTATACAAGAAGCCGAAGCAGGGGCTGGTATAGTAGAGATCGGTCAAGAAGTCGAAGTAGTTCCTACCACAGTTACAAGAGTCGTAG tCGAACCTATAGTAGAAGCAGATCAAGAAGTAGTTCCTATGGTCATCACAGCCGATCCAG TAGGTCATACACGTATGATAGTTACTATAGCAGAAGCCGAAGTAGAAGTAAAAGGAGTGACAGCTATCGGAGATCTAGAAGTTACGATAGGCGATCCAG atcGTATGGCTCCGACAGTGAGAGTGATCGCAGTTACTCCAACAACCGAAGTCCCAGTGAAAGCAGTGGGTATAGCTGA
- the NKTR gene encoding NK-tumor recognition protein isoform X5 translates to MGVQDRPQCFFDIEINRDPVGRIMFQLFSDICPKTCKNFLCLCSGEKGIGKTTGKKLCYKGTTFHRVVKNFMIQGGDFSEGNGKGGESIYGGYFKETVLHRALQRTTKPAPHLDGVHVVFGLVISGFEVIEQIENLKTDTASRPYADVRVIDCGVLVTKSAKDALEKKKKVCSESEESESSSSASSSSESSSESEAENERSRRRKRKRRAKAKQSRKRRKEERKKEDSRCKRTSNQRCSLSDKSDVTEKATDVSTKRDKPVVRPEEIPPVPENRFLLRRDVPVVNAEPEPKLLDAAPVLTNQKPSVSKSGRKIKGRGTIRYHTPPRSRSCSESDDDESSETPPHWKEEMQRLRTYRPPSGEKWSKGDKLSDPCTSRWDERSASRRSRSWSHNGYSDLSTVRYSSHHKKHRKEKKKVKHKKKSKKQKHFKKHKQTKKKKTSASSDVESSHSFVRRKKSSCDRERKSRSSSSSSRHSSRRDWSKSDKEDQSSSTLSSRDTRSYYRSRSRSRSKSRSYSRSSRSRSASKSSRSRSRSRSSPSPRHQKTVSNSPRNTSTRLNENKPNKTADPVRAVILPTDKVVIPPVVPESLPVIPLSDSPPPSRWKPGQKPWKPSYERIQEMKAKTTHLIPTQTNYNVVVIKEANTSSSLRKRQRSSDSDRSAYSKYRSDRSSDSWPRSRSRSSRSRSYSRSYTRSRSLSSSRTKSHSSGRSPSPSKYRSDRSGYSESTSYYSLSDDDRHRSKRKSASGDQNARSLKLRQETSSESTLPYKGTKDYDESSQGLKESDSLSSSDFSTDSEHSGKVKGAQEKEGHFQLEGDTQQQDKSNSSSVRGEEKSKCERDADRPKNKAIKEKSSEQPRGGAKSKRKSYSGSKWDSESNSERGEARHSRADSRPSSGKEEGEATSGSDTELSVTKRIKKSNSSEGFLDSDCTWKTSKQLSSSESESSHSSSTNTRGKSKKAKHESKKTLKKSHSKKAKEKSKGKKEKKHKVQKRKETFHWQPPLEFGEEEEDDINEKPLIKDDKKEKQLTRDIKDKKQQAVEKDEVVKDKMGNGEKPCTDENLPGKSTIDASPDHSNLNKDSVDPNTSASILNSGIKVTACKNETKHAEEGNQNGLEDVVQTDDNMEICTPDRNSPGKVVVDTSPVILTAKPQALSASTNKDLQPPEPDAVKLGNSVIDFVNIKEEKETGKQENNSVPVSSTKDCSLKSEITENTQSNPVDNKWKPLQGVGNLQPATISTATEVKNVASAPEPKPAGLRIEIKAKNKVRPGSLFDEVRKTARLNRRPRNQESSSEEESPSRDDNSPSRSLSRSRSKSESKSRHRTRSLSYSHSRSRSRSSTYSYRSRSYTRSRSRGWYSRDRSRSRSSSYHSYKSRSRTYSRSRSRSSSYGHHSRSSRSYTYDSYYSRSRSRSKRSDSYRRSRSYDRRSRSYGSDSESDRSYSNNRSPSESSGYS, encoded by the exons AAACAGTGTTACATCGTGCGCTCCAAAG aacaacaaagcCTGCTCCTCATCTCGATGG CGTACATGTTGTCTTTGGACTGgttatttctggttttgaagtAATAGAACAAATAGAAAATCTGAAAACCGATACTGCCAGTAGACCCTATGCAGATGTACGAGTTATTGACTGTGGGGTGCTCGTTACAAAGTCAGCAAAGGATG CtttggagaagaagaagaaagtatGTTCTGAATCAGAAGAGTCAGAATCCTCCTCCAGTGCATcaagctcttcagaaagttCATCTGAAAGCGAAGCTGAGAATgaaagaagcaggagaagaaagcGTAAAAGAAGAGCTAAAGCAAAACAGTCAAGAAAAcggagaaaggaggagaggaaaaaagaggattCAAGATGCAAGCGAACCTCAAACCAAAGATG CAGCCTTTCTGACAAGAGCGATGTGACCGAAAAAGCAACCGATGTTAGCACAAAGAGGGATAAGCCTGTCGTGCGTCCTGAAGAAATTCCCCCAGTGcctgaaaatagatttttgctAAGAAGAGATGTGCCTGTTGTCAATGCAGAACCTGAGCC GAAGCTTCTTGATGCTGCACCAGTTCTAACCAACCAGAAACCATCAGTCTCTAAATCTGGACgaaaaattaaaggaagagGCACAATA CGATACCACACCCCACCTCGATCACGGTCGTGCTCTGAATCCGATGATGATGAGAGTAGTGAGACTCCTCCACACTGGAAAGAGGAAATGCAGAGATTACGAACGTATAGACCACCTAGTGGAGAAAAGTGGAGTAAAGGCGATAA gttgAGTGACCCGTGTACAAGCAGATGGGATGAAAGAAGTGCATCACGGAGATCAAGATCTTGGTCACATAACGGCTATTCTGATCTGAGTACTGTGAGATACTCCAGCCAccacaaaaagcacagaaaagagaaaaagaaagtgaaacataaaaagaagtctaaaaagcagaagcatttcAAGAAGCACAAGCAaactaaaaagaagaaaacatcagctTCATCAGATGTGGAATCCTCTCATTCCTTTGTCAGGAGGAAGAAATCATCTTGTGATCGTGAGAGGAAATCTCGTTCTTCTTCATCATCTTCTAGACATTCATCCAGAAGAGACTGGTCTAAATCTGATAAGGAGGACCAGAGTTCATCAACTTTATCAAGCAGAGACACTCGGTCATACTACAGGTCCAGGTCCAGATCTAGGTCTAAATCAAGGTCTTATTCTCGAAGTTCCAGATCAAGATCAGCCTCTAAATCATCACGTTCCCGAAGTAGATCAAGATCAAGTCCTAGCCCCAGGCATCAAAAGACTGTTTCCAATTCTCCACGAAATACTTCAACGCgattaaatgaaaacaagccGAACAAGACTGCTGACCCTGTAAGAGCAGTTATACTCCCGACTGATAAAGTCGTCATACCACCGGTTGTCCCAGAAAGCCTCCCTGTCATACCCTTAAGTGATAGCCCACCACCTTCACGGTGGAAACCTGGGCAGAAGCCATGGAAGCCATCCTACGAGCGAATTCAGGAAATGAAAGCTAAGACAACCCATTTAATACCCACCCAAACTAATTATAATGTAGTTGTTATTAAAGAGGCTAACACTTCTTCCTCGCTCCGTAAGCGACAAAGGAGTTCAGATAGTGACCGAAGTGCTTATTCCAAATATCGTAGCGACAGAAGCTCAGATAGTTGGCCACGATCAAGAAGCAGGTCCTCCCGAAGCAGGTCATACTCAAGATCTTACACAAGATCTAGAAGTCTGTCTAGCTCAAGAACAAAATCTCATTCTTCAGGCAGATCACCATCACCGAGTAAATACCGCAGTGACAGGTCGGGTTATAGTGAGTCAACATCTTATTACTCCCTTAGTGATGACGACAGgcacagaagcaaaagaaaatctgcatcGGGTGATCAGAACGCTCGGTCTCTTAAACTAAGGCAGGAAACGAGCTCTGAAAGTACTCTTCCTTATAAAGGTACGAAAGACTACGATGAGTCTTCTCAAGGACTGAAAGAGAGCGACAGTTTATCGTCTTCTGACTTCTCTACGGACAGTGAGCATTCTGGCAAAGTAAAAGGAGCCCAAGAAAAAGAAGGCCATTTTCAGTTGGAAGGAGATACTCAGCAACAGGATAAAAGCAACTCAAGTTCAGTGAGAGGGGAGGAGAAATCCAAGTGTGAACGGGATGCTGATCGTCCTAAAAACAAGGCCATTAAAGAGAAATCGTCTGAGCAGCCTAGAGGTGGTGCAAAAAGTAAACGAAAATCATATTCAGGTAGCAAATGGGACTCTGAATCAAACTCAGAAAGGGGAGAGGCTAGGCATAGTAGGGCAGATTCCAGACCCTCCTCTGGTAAAGAGGAAGGAGAGGCCACATCAGGATCTGATACAGAACTTAGCGTTACCAAAAGGATAAAAAAGTCAAATTCCTCAGAAGGTTTTCTGGATTCTGATTGTACGTGGAAGACGAGCAAACAGCTGTCATCTTCTGAATCTGAGAGTTCTCATTCTAGCTCAACCAATACTAGAGGAAAGtcaaaaaaagccaaacatgaatcaaaaaaaactcttaaaaagtCACATtccaaaaaagcaaaagaaaaatccaaaggaaaaaaggagaagaaacacaaagttcagaaaagaaaagaaacatttcattgGCAGCCTCCACTGGAGTTtggtgaagaggaggaggatgataTAAATGAAAAGCCACTTATCAAagatgataaaaaagaaaagcagcttacCAGGGACATAAAGGATAAAAAACAGCAAGCTGTTGAAAAGGATGAAGTAGTCAAAGACAAAATGGGAAATGGTGAAAAGCCCTGTACAGATGAAAACCTTCCAGGTAAAAGCACTATTGATGCCTCACCAGATCACAGTAACCTTAATAAAGATAGCGTTGATCCAAACACTTCAGCCAGTATTTTAAACTCAGGAATAAAAGTGACTGCTTGCAAGAATGAGACTAAGCATGCTGAAGAAGGTAACCAGAATGGGCTGGAAGATGTTGTTCAGACAGATGACAACATGGAGATCTGCACTCCAGACCGTAACTCACCAGGGAAGGTGGTTGTGGACACGTCTCCTGTCATTCTCACTGCCAAACCTCAGGCTTTAAGTGCTAGTACAAACAAAGATTTACAGCCTCCTGAACCAGATGCTGTCAAATTAGGAAACAGTGTTATAGACTTTGTtaatattaaagaagaaaaagaaacagggaaGCAAGAAAATAACTCTGTCCCCGTGTCTAGCACAAAAGATTGTAGTTTAAAAAgtgaaatcactgaaaatacaCAAAGCAATCCAGTCGATAATAAATGGAAGCCTTTGCAAGGTGTTGGTAACTTGCAACCAGCTACAATTAGTACTGCCACAGAAGTAAAGAACGTAGCTTCAGCACCAGAGCCTAAACCAGCAGGTTTAAGGattgaaataaaagctaaaaataaggTAAGGCCTGGATCTCTGTTTGATGAAGTTAGGAAAACAGCACGGCTAAATCGAAGGCCAAGGAACCAAGAAAGTTCCAGTGAGGAAGAGTCCCCAAGTAGAGATGACAACAGCCCATCCAGGAGTCTCAGTAGGTCACGAAGTAAATCCGAATCTAAATCCAGACACCGAACAAGATCACTATCTTACAGCCACTCCAGAAGCCGATCCCGAAGTTCTACATATTCGTATAG GTCAAGAAGCTATACAAGAAGCCGAAGCAGGGGCTGGTATAGTAGAGATCGGTCAAGAAGTCGAAGTAGTTCCTACCACAGTTACAAGAGTCGTAG tCGAACCTATAGTAGAAGCAGATCAAGAAGTAGTTCCTATGGTCATCACAGCCGATCCAG TAGGTCATACACGTATGATAGTTACTATAGCAGAAGCCGAAGTAGAAGTAAAAGGAGTGACAGCTATCGGAGATCTAGAAGTTACGATAGGCGATCCAG atcGTATGGCTCCGACAGTGAGAGTGATCGCAGTTACTCCAACAACCGAAGTCCCAGTGAAAGCAGTGGGTATAGCTGA